The proteins below come from a single Halomonas binhaiensis genomic window:
- a CDS encoding tartrate dehydrogenase: MTKRIAVLAGDGIGKEVMPEGIRSLEAAAKRFNIDIELTAFDFASCDYYLEHGKMLPDDWRDILIEFDAIFYGAIGWPEKVPDHISLWGSLLKFRREFDQYVNLRPCRLLPGIKSPLAGRVPGDIDFYVVRENTEGEYSSVGGTMFEGTEREVVIQETVMTRHGVDRVLKYAFELAQTRPRKKLTSATKSNGIAITMPWWDQRVAEMAKQYPDIDVDKFHIDILTANFVMHPDWFDVVVASNLFGDILSDLGPACTGTIGVAPSANINPEGKFPSLFEPVHGSAPDIAGKGIANPIGQIWSGAMMLEHLGYKDAGDAILAAIEAVLAEGDDRLLTPDVGGHGNTASLGQAISERIEKSEP; encoded by the coding sequence ATGACAAAGCGTATCGCAGTGCTCGCTGGAGATGGTATTGGCAAGGAGGTCATGCCGGAGGGAATCCGTTCTCTCGAGGCTGCCGCAAAACGCTTCAATATCGACATTGAACTCACCGCCTTCGATTTCGCCAGCTGTGACTACTATCTCGAGCACGGCAAGATGCTACCCGACGACTGGCGCGACATCCTGATTGAGTTCGACGCCATCTTCTATGGCGCCATCGGTTGGCCGGAAAAGGTCCCTGACCATATCTCGCTGTGGGGCTCGCTGCTCAAGTTCCGTCGCGAGTTCGACCAATACGTCAATCTGCGGCCCTGCCGCCTTCTTCCGGGCATCAAGAGTCCTCTAGCGGGCCGAGTTCCCGGCGATATCGATTTCTATGTCGTGCGCGAGAACACTGAAGGGGAATACTCCAGTGTCGGGGGCACCATGTTCGAGGGTACTGAGCGCGAGGTGGTAATCCAGGAAACCGTGATGACCCGCCATGGTGTCGACCGTGTACTCAAGTACGCCTTCGAACTGGCACAAACTCGCCCACGCAAGAAACTGACATCCGCCACGAAGTCCAACGGCATTGCCATCACCATGCCCTGGTGGGATCAGCGAGTTGCCGAAATGGCCAAGCAGTACCCGGACATCGATGTGGACAAGTTCCATATTGATATCCTTACCGCCAACTTCGTCATGCATCCAGACTGGTTCGATGTAGTCGTGGCCAGCAACCTGTTCGGTGACATCCTCTCCGACCTCGGCCCCGCCTGCACCGGCACCATTGGCGTAGCGCCTTCCGCCAACATCAACCCTGAAGGCAAGTTTCCCAGCCTGTTCGAACCCGTGCACGGTAGCGCCCCCGATATCGCCGGCAAGGGCATCGCCAACCCCATCGGCCAGATCTGGTCCGGTGCCATGATGCTGGAACACCTGGGCTACAAGGACGCCGGAGACGCTATTCTCGCTGCTATCGAAGCAGTGCTGGCGGAAGGCGACGATCGCTTGCTGACGCCGGATGTGGGTGGCCACGGTAATACCGCCAGCCTCGGTCAGGCCATCAGCGAGCGGATTGAAAAGAGCGAGCCGTAA
- a CDS encoding class I SAM-dependent methyltransferase: MRDQTLSGLSQHYAGNDQVALIDRLREAFVEAGINPDQLTPTQMAGLDQLHLGGRGSSQRLLELSELSGVTRMLDVGCGTGGASRLLAQALGCEVVGVDITPAFIDVARWLSQASGLSLQTHFLCADAAELPLASDSIEALWCQHALLNMPDQDAVLNEWRRILIPGGRVLLHEVVAGENPEPLSLPVPWARQPEHSHLDSRQALEQRLQHAGFRQLRLIDVTEQALSWRRHHGRREQQSAVVEQVELPGAQLLFGEDFPSMGRNLQANLANDRVRVIQGVWGMSGEPLEL, encoded by the coding sequence ATGAGGGACCAGACGCTATCAGGCTTGAGCCAGCATTATGCCGGGAATGATCAGGTGGCCCTGATCGATCGCCTGCGAGAGGCATTCGTCGAGGCTGGAATCAACCCTGACCAGTTGACACCGACGCAGATGGCGGGCCTTGACCAGTTGCACCTCGGGGGGCGCGGTTCCAGTCAGCGCCTGCTGGAGTTGAGTGAGCTATCGGGTGTCACTCGGATGCTGGATGTGGGATGCGGCACCGGTGGAGCCAGCCGCCTGCTGGCACAGGCACTGGGCTGCGAGGTGGTGGGGGTCGATATCACCCCGGCTTTCATTGATGTGGCGCGGTGGCTGAGCCAGGCTAGCGGTCTCTCGTTGCAAACCCATTTTCTGTGTGCCGACGCCGCCGAACTGCCGTTGGCATCTGACAGCATCGAGGCATTGTGGTGTCAGCACGCTCTTCTCAACATGCCTGATCAGGACGCTGTACTGAATGAGTGGCGGAGAATACTGATACCCGGAGGACGGGTATTGCTGCATGAAGTCGTGGCCGGGGAGAATCCGGAGCCCTTGAGCCTGCCGGTGCCCTGGGCTCGGCAGCCCGAGCACAGTCATCTCGATTCGCGACAGGCATTGGAACAACGCCTGCAGCATGCCGGCTTTCGCCAGTTGAGGCTGATCGATGTCACTGAACAGGCCCTGTCCTGGCGACGTCATCATGGGCGGCGAGAGCAGCAGTCCGCGGTTGTCGAGCAAGTGGAATTGCCCGGTGCCCAACTGTTGTTCGGAGAGGACTTCCCCAGCATGGGACGCAACCTGCAGGCCAACCTGGCCAATGATCGCGTCCGGGTGATTCAGGGGGTATGGGGAATGAGCGGCGAGCCGCTCGAGCTGTAA
- a CDS encoding lipocalin family protein → MTRLKLFRRSSCILLCALLVTSCTGIPQGTQPINDFVLDDYLGRWYEIARFDHSFEEGLDCVTADYSLRDDGGVRVINRGLNLDSGETDVAEGKAYPLGAANEGRLKVSFFGPFYASYNILALDEHGQWSLVTGPDRDYLWILSRTPRLDDATYRQLVEMARDLDYPVQQLLEVEQGEACSVLKDREQDTSPET, encoded by the coding sequence ATGACCAGGCTCAAACTCTTCCGTCGCTCAAGCTGCATCCTGTTATGTGCTTTGCTGGTGACATCCTGTACTGGCATTCCCCAAGGCACCCAACCGATCAACGATTTTGTTCTCGATGACTACCTTGGGCGCTGGTACGAAATCGCACGCTTCGACCATTCCTTCGAGGAAGGGCTGGACTGCGTCACCGCTGACTATTCCCTGCGCGATGATGGAGGCGTCCGCGTCATCAACCGCGGCCTCAACCTGGACAGCGGTGAAACCGACGTGGCCGAAGGCAAGGCCTATCCATTGGGCGCTGCCAATGAGGGACGGCTCAAGGTGAGCTTCTTCGGTCCCTTCTATGCCAGCTACAACATTCTGGCGCTGGACGAGCATGGTCAATGGTCGCTGGTCACCGGACCTGATCGTGACTACCTGTGGATTCTTTCCCGTACCCCACGACTTGATGATGCCACTTACCGGCAATTGGTCGAAATGGCACGTGACCTCGACTACCCCGTCCAGCAACTGCTCGAGGTGGAACAGGGTGAGGCCTGCTCGGTACTGAAGGACCGGGAGCAGGATACATCACCCGAGACATGA
- a CDS encoding SMP-30/gluconolactonase/LRE family protein codes for MSLARRQFLVASAALGAAAAAPNLFANTGAPSRYPDEAWQVIDERFQKYVLFNTPLERQWTGGLWLEGPAWNAVGRYAVFSDIPRALQMRWDEASGEVSILRHKVGHSNGNAFDDQGRLVACEHSPARVVRYEWDGSLSVLAESYDGKPLNAPNDLICLDNGGIIFTDPGYGAHVEYEGAARELELDTTVYYWEDGMAEPQPLTTELFKPNGIALGPDKRSVYIADTAPSHYPDEPATITRFTLGDDGKSLTDPTRLVESREEGYDGLACDQDGNIWAGTSGGEGHDGVTIFAPDGTLIGRILLPEVCANVCFVGEDRNRLLMTASQSIYTLYTNTRGA; via the coding sequence ATGTCCCTTGCAAGACGCCAGTTCCTCGTCGCTTCCGCCGCCCTGGGTGCCGCGGCGGCCGCCCCGAACCTGTTCGCTAACACAGGTGCTCCATCACGCTATCCGGACGAGGCCTGGCAGGTGATCGACGAACGTTTCCAGAAGTATGTGCTGTTCAACACTCCTCTGGAACGTCAATGGACAGGCGGCCTGTGGCTCGAAGGCCCCGCCTGGAACGCCGTGGGGCGCTATGCGGTATTCAGCGATATACCCCGTGCACTGCAGATGCGCTGGGACGAGGCAAGCGGAGAAGTCAGCATCCTGCGCCACAAGGTGGGACATTCCAACGGCAATGCCTTTGATGACCAGGGGCGCCTGGTGGCCTGTGAGCACTCCCCCGCCCGAGTGGTACGCTACGAGTGGGACGGTAGCCTCAGCGTGCTTGCCGAAAGCTACGACGGCAAACCACTCAACGCTCCCAATGATCTGATCTGCCTGGATAACGGCGGCATCATCTTCACCGACCCCGGCTATGGTGCCCACGTCGAGTATGAGGGTGCGGCTCGCGAGCTTGAACTGGATACCACTGTCTATTACTGGGAAGATGGCATGGCCGAACCCCAGCCACTGACCACGGAACTGTTCAAGCCCAATGGCATTGCCCTGGGGCCGGACAAGCGCAGCGTCTATATCGCTGACACCGCGCCTTCTCATTATCCCGACGAGCCTGCGACCATTACTCGCTTCACCCTCGGCGATGACGGTAAATCACTGACCGATCCAACGCGCCTCGTGGAAAGCCGCGAAGAAGGCTATGACGGACTTGCCTGCGACCAGGATGGCAACATCTGGGCAGGCACTTCGGGAGGAGAGGGCCACGATGGAGTGACGATATTCGCTCCTGACGGTACATTGATCGGACGTATCCTGTTGCCGGAAGTCTGTGCCAATGTATGTTTCGTCGGCGAGGACCGCAATCGCCTGCTGATGACGGCCAGCCAGTCCATCTACACGCTCTACACCAACACCCGCGGCGCCTGA
- a CDS encoding succinylglutamate desuccinylase gives MLADWLSATLDDTPSFAREGNVGDGRYHIEAPGIITLTPAELSSDARAVVISVGIHGNETAPIELLGECLARLEAGLATLGAPVLVILGNIEAIRLGVRFVETNLNRLFKRELDLESNEANRARELMAAVDAFYERYAQLPRLHYDLHTAIRDSQYPRFVVDPFADTQTNDEQWRWLAGADIQAALQQHQHSWTFSHYSKHYHGAQAFTLELGKALPFGNNDLIPLAPMGQLLEALIAGRQPTEGDVSHMAGFKVAVEVFRESEGFELCFADDTPNFTAFAPGEIVARDAKAGDTQVGDIPLRIVFPNAKVELGARAVLLVKPTELSRR, from the coding sequence ATGCTTGCTGATTGGTTATCCGCTACTCTCGACGACACCCCTTCCTTCGCCCGTGAAGGCAACGTCGGTGACGGTCGCTACCATATCGAAGCACCAGGCATCATCACACTGACGCCCGCCGAACTCTCGTCCGATGCCAGGGCCGTAGTGATCTCGGTGGGCATCCATGGCAATGAAACAGCACCTATCGAGCTGCTTGGCGAATGCCTGGCACGCCTGGAAGCAGGCCTTGCCACGTTAGGTGCACCGGTGCTGGTGATTCTGGGTAATATTGAAGCCATTCGCCTGGGCGTGCGCTTTGTCGAAACCAACCTGAATCGCTTGTTCAAGCGTGAACTCGACCTAGAGAGCAATGAGGCCAACCGTGCCCGGGAGCTGATGGCCGCGGTGGATGCCTTTTATGAGCGCTACGCGCAGCTCCCCCGCCTTCACTATGATCTTCATACCGCGATCCGTGACAGCCAGTACCCACGCTTCGTGGTCGATCCATTTGCCGATACCCAGACCAACGATGAACAGTGGCGCTGGCTCGCCGGAGCCGATATCCAGGCAGCCCTGCAACAGCACCAGCACAGCTGGACCTTTTCGCATTACAGCAAGCACTACCATGGCGCCCAGGCATTCACCCTGGAACTGGGCAAGGCCTTGCCCTTCGGCAATAACGACCTGATTCCTCTGGCCCCCATGGGGCAATTGCTTGAAGCACTGATAGCCGGGCGGCAACCGACCGAAGGCGACGTATCCCACATGGCGGGTTTCAAGGTTGCCGTTGAGGTGTTCCGTGAAAGTGAAGGCTTCGAACTATGCTTTGCTGACGATACGCCCAATTTCACCGCCTTCGCTCCTGGAGAAATCGTCGCCAGAGATGCCAAGGCGGGTGATACCCAGGTTGGTGATATCCCCCTTCGAATCGTGTTCCCCAATGCCAAGGTTGAACTTGGTGCCCGAGCAGTATTACTGGTGAAGCCGACCGAACTTTCACGAAGATAA
- a CDS encoding ABC transporter ATP-binding protein, with the protein MADTPIPLEVRNIRKRFGNNEVLKGLSLQAYKGDVITLIGASGSGKSTFLRCMNLLEQPDDGELIVHGESVLFKDTKHGREPADQKQVVRMRAKLSMVFQSFNLWSHMTLLENVIEAPVHVLKQPKHEAIEYARQLLERVGLAERADYYPSQLSGGQQQRGAIARALAMDPEVMLFDEPTSALDPELVGDVLKVMRDLAEEGRTMIVVTHEMAFARDVSSQVIYLHQGLVEEAGAPQDVLGNPKSDRLKQFLAPKH; encoded by the coding sequence ATGGCTGATACCCCGATTCCGCTGGAAGTGCGTAATATCCGCAAGCGCTTCGGCAACAACGAAGTACTCAAGGGCTTGTCTCTGCAGGCCTACAAGGGTGACGTCATCACGCTGATTGGCGCATCAGGTTCCGGTAAAAGTACCTTTCTGCGCTGCATGAACCTGCTCGAACAGCCTGACGATGGCGAACTCATCGTTCATGGCGAATCCGTTCTGTTCAAGGACACCAAGCACGGCCGTGAGCCAGCCGACCAGAAGCAGGTGGTACGCATGCGTGCCAAACTGTCCATGGTCTTCCAGAGCTTCAACCTGTGGTCGCACATGACCTTGCTGGAGAATGTCATCGAGGCTCCCGTGCATGTCCTCAAGCAACCCAAGCACGAGGCCATCGAATACGCACGCCAACTGCTGGAGCGAGTAGGGCTGGCAGAACGTGCCGACTATTATCCATCGCAGCTTTCCGGCGGTCAGCAGCAGCGCGGAGCCATCGCCCGAGCCCTGGCCATGGACCCGGAAGTCATGCTGTTCGACGAGCCTACTTCGGCACTCGACCCTGAACTGGTGGGCGATGTACTCAAGGTCATGCGGGACCTGGCCGAAGAAGGCCGCACCATGATTGTGGTGACACACGAAATGGCATTTGCACGGGATGTTTCTTCCCAGGTCATCTATCTCCACCAGGGTCTGGTCGAGGAAGCAGGCGCTCCGCAGGACGTGCTCGGCAACCCGAAGTCCGACCGCCTGAAGCAATTCCTTGCCCCCAAACACTGA
- a CDS encoding ABC transporter permease, with product MIDLQGYGPRLLQGALLTIEVAGLSLILAVILGLLTASAKMSRNWLLHRIGTLYTTIIRGVPDLVMMFLLFFGAQVGLNMVTDWMYEQFGWDLYIEINSFVAGVITIGLIFGAYMGETFRGAFLAVDRGQIEAGRAYGMTHGQVFRRIRFPQMMRHALPGLSNNWMVLLKTTALVSIIGLSDMVRVAEEASKATHQPFVFLTIVAVIYLAIASVSEWGFSRLQKRYSVGFTGGEE from the coding sequence ATGATTGACCTGCAAGGCTACGGCCCCAGACTGCTCCAAGGCGCTCTATTGACTATCGAGGTCGCGGGGCTGTCACTGATTCTGGCGGTAATTCTTGGCCTGCTCACGGCCAGTGCCAAGATGTCACGCAACTGGCTGTTGCACCGCATTGGAACCCTCTACACCACCATCATTCGCGGTGTGCCGGATCTGGTGATGATGTTTCTGCTGTTTTTTGGTGCCCAGGTCGGCCTCAACATGGTCACCGACTGGATGTATGAGCAATTCGGCTGGGACCTGTACATCGAGATCAATTCCTTTGTTGCCGGAGTCATCACCATCGGCCTGATATTTGGTGCCTACATGGGCGAGACCTTCCGCGGGGCATTTCTGGCTGTCGATCGTGGCCAGATAGAAGCCGGGCGTGCCTATGGCATGACCCATGGCCAGGTATTCCGCCGCATCCGCTTTCCACAGATGATGCGGCACGCCCTGCCGGGCCTTTCCAATAACTGGATGGTGCTGCTCAAGACCACTGCTCTGGTTTCGATCATTGGTCTGAGCGATATGGTGCGAGTCGCTGAGGAAGCTTCCAAGGCGACCCATCAACCTTTTGTCTTTCTAACTATCGTGGCCGTGATCTACCTGGCCATTGCCAGCGTTTCCGAATGGGGCTTCTCCAGACTGCAGAAACGCTACAGTGTGGGCTTCACTGGAGGAGAAGAGTGA
- a CDS encoding ABC transporter permease encodes MEWLTSLQTLLSDHTILTPANLARYGEGLTTTVQLVFLSLIAGLILAVPLAIGRGSKRRWIKLPIYAYTYVFRGTPLLVQLYMIYYGLPSIDTLRDWKYWSDIDQAHVWALIAFTLNTAAYTTEIFHGAIKTTPRGEIEAAKAYGMSWGLRMRRIILPSAFRRALPAYGNEVIFMLHASAVASVVTIMDLTGAARFIVTRTYAAFQPYLFVAVIYLCLTFAILYLFRYLEKRLLAHLRPVDG; translated from the coding sequence ATGGAATGGCTGACTTCTCTACAGACGCTGCTGAGCGACCATACCATACTGACACCTGCCAACCTGGCCCGTTATGGCGAAGGTCTGACCACTACAGTACAACTGGTGTTTCTGTCACTGATTGCAGGCCTGATCCTGGCGGTACCGCTGGCGATCGGTCGCGGTTCGAAACGCCGCTGGATCAAGCTGCCGATCTATGCCTACACCTATGTGTTCCGTGGCACGCCACTGCTGGTTCAGTTGTATATGATCTACTATGGGTTGCCCAGCATCGACACACTCAGGGACTGGAAGTACTGGAGTGATATCGATCAAGCACATGTCTGGGCACTGATAGCCTTCACCCTGAACACCGCCGCCTATACCACCGAAATTTTCCATGGCGCGATCAAGACCACGCCGCGTGGTGAGATCGAGGCAGCCAAGGCCTATGGCATGTCCTGGGGACTGCGCATGCGCAGGATTATCCTCCCCAGCGCCTTCCGCCGCGCCTTGCCGGCCTATGGCAATGAAGTCATCTTCATGCTTCATGCCAGTGCCGTAGCCAGCGTGGTCACCATCATGGACTTGACCGGCGCAGCCAGATTCATCGTCACTCGCACTTATGCTGCCTTCCAGCCATACCTGTTCGTGGCAGTGATCTATCTGTGCCTGACCTTTGCCATTCTCTACCTGTTCCGTTATCTGGAAAAACGCCTGCTGGCGCACTTGAGGCCAGTAGATGGCTGA
- a CDS encoding transporter substrate-binding domain-containing protein, which translates to MTLRKVFTAGLIGAALLASSAQAEVRDIRIAVDVPYEPMEFRTADGELTGFDIDLGNAMCTEIGIECEWVVQAWDGIIPGLMARKYDAIMSSMTINDERREHVLFSEPYFTPPSAWFAPAGLEMDAADAETLKGLTIGVQRGTLQDNYVTDMYGDVAKEVKRYGTADDLVLDMDADRVDIGFLDYPVGKSTLLDSEEGDYKVVGEQITEPKKYFGDGFGIAFRKRDQDLADAFNAALATLKENGTYDEIVAKYFDEK; encoded by the coding sequence ATGACACTACGCAAGGTTTTTACTGCAGGACTGATCGGTGCCGCACTCCTCGCATCCTCCGCTCAGGCTGAAGTGCGTGATATCCGCATTGCCGTCGACGTACCCTACGAGCCAATGGAATTTCGTACCGCCGATGGCGAACTGACGGGTTTCGATATCGACCTGGGCAACGCCATGTGTACCGAGATCGGCATCGAGTGTGAATGGGTGGTACAAGCCTGGGACGGTATCATCCCAGGTCTGATGGCTCGCAAGTATGATGCCATCATGTCTTCCATGACCATCAACGACGAACGCCGCGAGCATGTCCTGTTCAGCGAACCGTACTTCACACCTCCTTCTGCCTGGTTTGCCCCGGCTGGCCTGGAGATGGATGCGGCCGATGCCGAAACACTCAAGGGCCTGACCATTGGCGTCCAACGCGGCACCCTGCAGGACAACTACGTTACCGATATGTATGGTGACGTGGCCAAGGAAGTGAAGCGTTACGGCACTGCCGATGACCTGGTACTGGATATGGATGCCGACCGCGTCGATATCGGTTTCCTCGACTATCCGGTCGGCAAGTCCACTCTGCTGGACAGCGAAGAAGGTGACTACAAGGTCGTGGGTGAACAGATTACCGAACCGAAGAAATACTTCGGTGACGGCTTTGGTATCGCCTTCCGCAAGCGCGATCAAGATCTGGCCGATGCCTTTAACGCCGCCCTCGCGACGCTGAAGGAAAACGGAACCTATGATGAGATCGTCGCCAAGTATTTCGACGAGAAATAA
- the msrB gene encoding peptide-methionine (R)-S-oxide reductase MsrB: protein MKRYDKSPEAIARLNDEQYRITQENGTERAGTGEYLDNKEPGIYVDIVSGEPLFASSDKYESGCGWPSFTKPIEPAHVNELTDTSHSMVRTEVRSTHGDSHLGHVFPDGPREHGGLRYCINSASLRFIHRDDMEAEGYGEYLNQVEEV, encoded by the coding sequence ATGAAACGCTACGATAAATCCCCTGAAGCCATTGCCCGCCTGAATGATGAGCAGTACCGCATCACTCAGGAAAATGGCACCGAACGTGCCGGCACTGGCGAGTATCTCGACAACAAGGAACCCGGCATCTACGTCGACATCGTTTCCGGTGAGCCGTTGTTTGCGTCTTCAGACAAGTATGAGTCGGGTTGTGGCTGGCCGAGCTTCACAAAACCCATCGAGCCCGCTCATGTCAATGAGCTGACGGACACGTCACATAGTATGGTGCGTACCGAGGTGCGTTCGACCCATGGGGATAGCCATCTGGGCCACGTGTTTCCCGATGGGCCACGTGAGCATGGTGGTTTACGCTACTGCATCAACTCCGCCTCGCTGCGCTTTATCCATCGTGACGACATGGAAGCCGAAGGCTACGGCGAGTATCTGAATCAAGTCGAGGAGGTTTGA
- the msrA gene encoding peptide-methionine (S)-S-oxide reductase MsrA, whose translation MAHERAVLAGGCFWGMQELIRQLPGVEGTRVGYTGGDVPNATYRNHGTHAEGIEIIFDPEVISYRRLLEYFFQIHDPTTVNRQGNDRGMSYRSAIYYVDEAQKEEALRTIKDVDASGLWPGKVVTEVEPVADFWEAEPEHQDYLQRLPNGYTCHFPRKDWVLPSSH comes from the coding sequence ATGGCACACGAGCGAGCAGTACTGGCAGGTGGATGTTTCTGGGGCATGCAGGAGTTGATTCGCCAATTGCCCGGTGTAGAGGGAACCCGTGTCGGCTATACCGGCGGTGATGTGCCCAATGCCACCTATCGCAACCATGGCACTCACGCCGAAGGCATCGAGATCATTTTCGATCCCGAGGTCATCAGCTACCGTCGCCTGCTGGAATACTTCTTCCAGATTCACGACCCGACCACGGTCAACCGCCAGGGCAATGACCGGGGCATGTCCTACCGTTCGGCGATCTACTATGTCGACGAGGCTCAGAAGGAAGAGGCACTACGCACCATCAAGGACGTCGATGCCTCCGGCCTGTGGCCAGGCAAGGTCGTCACCGAAGTCGAGCCGGTAGCTGACTTCTGGGAGGCCGAACCCGAGCATCAGGACTACCTGCAGCGTCTGCCCAATGGCTACACCTGTCACTTCCCGCGCAAGGACTGGGTGTTGCCATCCAGCCACTGA
- the cadR gene encoding Cd(II)/Pb(II)-responsive transcriptional regulator: MKIGELASRTGCAVETLRYYEREGLLPEPARSAGNYRLYSGEHAERVAFIRHCRALDMTLDEVRTLLELHDRPDQPCDEANTLIEAHLEHVALRIDQLQRLERQLIALRQRCTGRGTTAECGILQELAQPVKEVAAPAPHVPGTHDVRG, from the coding sequence ATGAAGATTGGAGAGCTGGCCAGCCGTACCGGATGCGCGGTGGAAACGCTGCGTTACTACGAAAGGGAAGGGCTGCTGCCGGAGCCGGCGCGAAGTGCCGGGAATTATCGCCTCTACAGTGGTGAGCACGCCGAGCGGGTGGCGTTCATCCGCCATTGTCGTGCCCTCGATATGACGCTGGATGAAGTGCGTACGCTGCTCGAACTGCACGATCGTCCCGATCAGCCTTGCGATGAGGCCAATACGTTGATCGAGGCGCACCTTGAGCACGTCGCGTTGCGGATTGACCAGTTGCAGCGCCTCGAGCGCCAGCTTATCGCTTTGCGCCAACGCTGTACGGGAAGGGGGACTACGGCGGAATGTGGCATCCTGCAGGAGCTGGCGCAGCCGGTGAAGGAAGTGGCTGCACCAGCGCCGCACGTGCCGGGAACTCATGACGTGAGAGGTTGA